Below is a window of Pseudodesulfovibrio sp. 5S69 DNA.
GGCCTGTTGGTCGGCTATCCCCCGTGCCCGCACATCGAGACCTTCAAGAAATTTCTGGAAGGCCGCTACGGGATCGAGGTGGTGGTCGGCACCCATCCCATCCCGCAGAACTATTTCGATACCCATACCCGGCTGGGCTCCTGGGACGGTGAGAAGTGGCTGAGCGTCCTGGCCCCGGCCATGGCGGACGAGACCATGCGCAAGGCGTACGATTAGGCCGCATCGCCGGTTTTTCCGTCAAGGAGGGCTCCGGTTCCGGCCGGCGCCCTCCTTGTTCGACGCAATCATTTCCCCTACCGGATGGGTATGGAACGCATTGCCACCCGTAGGGAAATCCTCTACTTGGAGAAGGGCGGGGGCCAGGATTCCCGCCCACATTCCAAGAGGTGAAACGTCCCATGAAAGACATTCAGAAGTTCATCGCCGGTTTCCGGAATTTCCGAAAAGAGTATTTCAGCCGCGAGGACGCCCCGTTCGAGATCCTCCTCAAGGGGCAGAATCCCACCACCATGGTCATCGCGTGCAGCGATTCGCGCACCGACCCGTCGTTCATCATGCAGTGCGAGCCGGGCGACATCTTCGTGGTCCGCAACGTGGCCAACATCGTCCCGCCGTACGAGAGCGACGAGGGCTTCCACGGCGTGTCCTCGGCCATCGAGTACGCGGTCAAGGTCCTCAAGGTGGAGCACCTCATCGTGCTCGGCCATTCCCTGTGCGGCGGCATCGACGCCTTGATGCACGACGACAAGGTCCGGCACACCGAGTTCCTGTACAAGTGGCTGTCGGTCATGAGCCCGGTGCGCGAGGAAGTCGTGGACCACTTCGGCGAGGTCAACAAGAAGTCCTGCACCGCCTGCGAGATGGCGGGCATCCTGCGCTCGGTGCGCAACCTGATGACCTTCCCCTGGATCAGGGAGCGGGTGGACCAGGGCAAGCTCAGCCTGCACGGCTGGTACTTCGAGATGGAGTCGGGCCAGTTGCTCAGCTACATGCGCGAGACCGAGACCTTCGAGCCCCTGAGCAAGTGCTGCCCGGTGCTCAAAAGGGAGCAGGAGGGCGAGGCCCGGTAGGGGCCGTATTCCCGCCGCCTCCTGCCGCGATGCGGTTTTCCTCACCTGCCTTTCCTCCGGAGGGCGCGGGCCGCTCCACTTGCGCGCCGTATCGATTCCGCGTATACACGGCCCTGGTCGGCAGTTCACCCAGGCGTCGCCGCCCCGTTTCCGGGGAGCTAAACCTGCCATCATATCCTTTCCATTCGACACCTTGCAGCGTGCCGGGTCGGAAGTCGGCGACCACCGGCAGTCCCTTATCCGAGACAGGCGCGCAAGCGAGGATATGTCATGTCCAAAGTTCCCATGCCCTTTTACGCGGGGGATGTCTCCGCACTGGCGCAGACCCTGCGGCGCAAGCTCCGGGATGCCGAAACCGTGCCCGGCCACGTCGAGATGCTCAACCTGCTCGTCAAGGCCACGGGCTTCCGCAACTTCCAGCACTTCAAGGCCGAGTTCGACGCCAGGCAGGCCATCGAACCGCCCGAGATGCGGACCGACGAGGTCAACCTCAAGCGCGTCAAGAGGGTGGTCCGCCTGTTCGACGGCCAGGGCTACCTGACGCGCTGGCCCAAGAAGTATTCCGAGCGGCTGCTCTGCCTGTGGGTCATGTGGTCCCGCATCGCGCCGCGCAAGGACTACAACGAATGCGAGATCAGCGAACTGCTCGAACAGCAGCACCTGTTCGAGGACCACGCCCTGCTCCGGCGCGAGCTGGCCGACCACCACATGGTCGAGCGGACCAGCGACGGCAGCCGCTACCGGCGCATGGAAACCCCGCCGCCCGCCGAGGCCGTGGAGGTCTTCCGCCAACTGCGCTGATCGTTTCCCGCACCACGACAACCCAGGGACCCCGGTTTCGGCCGGGGTCCCTTTTCTTTTGGGGAACTCCCGTCATCCGGTTGCGTGACGGTCGGGAAAATAATGGCACGTGCTTGTTTTAGTAAGAATAATCATGGTAGGTTTGCTCCTCGGGTCCGCTCGGACCGGATTTCATACCAAGGAGAGAATGAATGCTCATCGCCCCATACGACGTGATCCATAAGGAATTGCTCGACTTCCTGCCCAAGGACCGGGTCTATACCGACCCCCTGCGCACCCTGGCCTACGGCACGGACGCCAGCTTCTACCGGCTCATCCCCAAGATCGTGGTCGACACGGACAGCGAGGACGAGGTGGTCCGCATCCTGGCCGTGGTCAACCGGCACCAGGTGCCCGTGACCTTCCGCGCGGCCGGGACCAGCCTGTCCGGCCAGGCCATCAGCGATTCCGTGCTGGTCCGTCTGGGCGACGGCTGGCGGCACTACCGCATCTTCGACGACGCGGCCAAGATCGAGCTGGAGCCGGGCATCATCGGCAGCCAGGCCAACAAGTACCTGGCCCCGCACGGCAAGAAGATCGGCCCGGACCCGGCCTCCATCGACACCTGCAAGATCGGCGGCATCGTGGCCAACAACGC
It encodes the following:
- a CDS encoding carbonic anhydrase — translated: MKDIQKFIAGFRNFRKEYFSREDAPFEILLKGQNPTTMVIACSDSRTDPSFIMQCEPGDIFVVRNVANIVPPYESDEGFHGVSSAIEYAVKVLKVEHLIVLGHSLCGGIDALMHDDKVRHTEFLYKWLSVMSPVREEVVDHFGEVNKKSCTACEMAGILRSVRNLMTFPWIRERVDQGKLSLHGWYFEMESGQLLSYMRETETFEPLSKCCPVLKREQEGEAR
- a CDS encoding DUF2087 domain-containing protein, with the translated sequence MSKVPMPFYAGDVSALAQTLRRKLRDAETVPGHVEMLNLLVKATGFRNFQHFKAEFDARQAIEPPEMRTDEVNLKRVKRVVRLFDGQGYLTRWPKKYSERLLCLWVMWSRIAPRKDYNECEISELLEQQHLFEDHALLRRELADHHMVERTSDGSRYRRMETPPPAEAVEVFRQLR